From Pongo pygmaeus isolate AG05252 chromosome 22, NHGRI_mPonPyg2-v2.0_pri, whole genome shotgun sequence, one genomic window encodes:
- the LOC129022474 gene encoding keratin-associated protein 10-12 isoform X5 → MSICSSDLSYSSRVCLPGSCDTCSDSWQVDHCPESCCEPPCCAPSCCAPAPCLTLVCTPVTCEPNPCQSGCTSSCTPSCCQQSSCQPACCASSPCQQACCVPVYCKTVCCKPVCCVPICSGASSCCQQSSCQPACCTSSPCQRGCCVPVCCKPVCCVPVCSGASTSCCQQSSCQPACCTTSCCRPSSSVSLLCRPVCRPACCVPVSSCCAPTSSCQATCCRPASCVSLLCRPTSSRPACCGPTSTQKSSC, encoded by the exons ATGTCCATCTGCTCCAGCGACCTGAGCTACAGCAGCCGCGTCTGCCTTCCTGGTTCCTGTGACACTTGCTCTGACTCCTGGCAGGTGGACCACTGCCCAGAGAGCTGCTGTGAGCCCCCCTGCTGCGCCCCCAGCTGCTGCGCCCCAGCCCCCTGCCTGACCCTGGTCTGCACCCCA GTGACCTGTGAGCCCAACCCCTGCCAATCAGGCTGCACCAGCTCCTGCACGCCCTCATGCTGCCAGCAGTCTAGCTGCCAGCCGGCTTGCTGCGCCTCCTCCCCCTGCCAGCAGGCCTGCTGTGTGCCCGTCTACTGCAAGACTGTCTGCTGCAAGCCTGTGTGCTGTGTGCCCATCTGCAGTGGGGCTTCTTCATGCTGCCAGCAGTCTAGCTGCCAGCCAGCTTGCTGCACCTCCTCCCCCTGCCAGCGG GGCTGCTGCGTGCCCGTCTGCTGTAAGCCTGTGTGCTGTGTGCCCGTCTGCTCTGGGGCTTCCACTTCATGCTGCCAGCAGTCTAGCTGCCAGCCAGCTTGCTGCACCACCTCTTGCTGCAGACCCTCCTCCTCTGTGTCCCTCCTCTGCCGCCCTGTGTGCAGGCCCGCCTGCTGCGTGCCCGTCTCCTCCTGCTGCgcccccacctcctcctgccaGGCCACCTGCTGCCGCCCGGCGTCCTGTGTGTCTCTCCTTTGCCGCCCCACAAGCTCCCGCCCAGCCTGCTGTGGCCCCACCTCAACCCAGAAGTCCAGCTGCTGA
- the LOC129022474 gene encoding keratin-associated protein 10-12 isoform X2 — protein sequence MSICSSDLSYSSRVCLPGSCDTCSDSWQVDHCPESCCEPPCCAPSCCAPAPCLTLVCTPVSCVSSPCCQVTCEPNPCQSGCTSSCTPSCCQQSSCQPACCASSPCQQACCVPVYCKTVCCKPVCCVPICSGASSCCQQSSCQPACCTSSPCQRGCCVPVCCKPVCCVPVCSGASTSCCQQSSCQPACCTTSCCRPSSSVSLLCRPVCRPACCVPVSSCCAPTSSCQATCCRPASCVSLLCRPTSSRPACCGPTSTQKSSC from the exons ATGTCCATCTGCTCCAGCGACCTGAGCTACAGCAGCCGCGTCTGCCTTCCTGGTTCCTGTGACACTTGCTCTGACTCCTGGCAGGTGGACCACTGCCCAGAGAGCTGCTGTGAGCCCCCCTGCTGCGCCCCCAGCTGCTGCGCCCCAGCCCCCTGCCTGACCCTGGTCTGCACCCCAGTGAGCTGTGTGTCCAGCCCCTGCTGCCAGGTGACCTGTGAGCCCAACCCCTGCCAATCAGGCTGCACCAGCTCCTGCACGCCCTCATGCTGCCAGCAGTCTAGCTGCCAGCCGGCTTGCTGCGCCTCCTCCCCCTGCCAGCAGGCCTGCTGTGTGCCCGTCTACTGCAAGACTGTCTGCTGCAAGCCTGTGTGCTGTGTGCCCATCTGCAGTGGGGCTTCTTCATGCTGCCAGCAGTCTAGCTGCCAGCCAGCTTGCTGCACCTCCTCCCCCTGCCAGCGG GGCTGCTGCGTGCCCGTCTGCTGTAAGCCTGTGTGCTGTGTGCCCGTCTGCTCTGGGGCTTCCACTTCATGCTGCCAGCAGTCTAGCTGCCAGCCAGCTTGCTGCACCACCTCTTGCTGCAGACCCTCCTCCTCTGTGTCCCTCCTCTGCCGCCCTGTGTGCAGGCCCGCCTGCTGCGTGCCCGTCTCCTCCTGCTGCgcccccacctcctcctgccaGGCCACCTGCTGCCGCCCGGCGTCCTGTGTGTCTCTCCTTTGCCGCCCCACAAGCTCCCGCCCAGCCTGCTGTGGCCCCACCTCAACCCAGAAGTCCAGCTGCTGA
- the LOC129022474 gene encoding keratin-associated protein 10-7 isoform X3, with translation MSICSSDLSYSSRVCLPGSCDTCSDSWQVDHCPESCCEPPCCAPSCCAPAPCLTLVCTPVSCVSSPCCQVTCEPNPCQSGCTSSCTPSCCQQSSCQPACCASSPCQQACCVPVYCKTVCCKPVCCVPICSGASSCCQQSSCQPACCTSSPCQRACCVPICCKPVCSGISSSCCQQSSCVSCVSSPCCQAVCEPSPCQSGCTSSCTPSCCQQSSCQPACCTSSPCQQSCCVPVCCKPVCYAPTCSDDSCSCCQHCQPACCTSSQSQQGCCVPVCCKPVCCVPVCSGASTSCCQQSSCQPACCTTSCCRPSSSVSLLCRPVCRPACCVPVSSCCAPTSSCQATCCRPASCVSLLCRPTSSRPACCGPTSTQKSSC, from the exons ATGTCCATCTGCTCCAGCGACCTGAGCTACAGCAGCCGCGTCTGCCTTCCTGGTTCCTGTGACACTTGCTCTGACTCCTGGCAGGTGGACCACTGCCCAGAGAGCTGCTGTGAGCCCCCCTGCTGCGCCCCCAGCTGCTGCGCCCCAGCCCCCTGCCTGACCCTGGTCTGCACCCCAGTGAGCTGTGTGTCCAGCCCCTGCTGCCAGGTGACCTGTGAGCCCAACCCCTGCCAATCAGGCTGCACCAGCTCCTGCACGCCCTCATGCTGCCAGCAGTCTAGCTGCCAGCCGGCTTGCTGCGCCTCCTCCCCCTGCCAGCAGGCCTGCTGTGTGCCCGTCTACTGCAAGACTGTCTGCTGCAAGCCTGTGTGCTGTGTGCCCATCTGCAGTGGGGCTTCTTCATGCTGCCAGCAGTCTAGCTGCCAGCCAGCTTGCTGCACCTCCTCCCCCTGCCAGCGGGCCTGCTGTGTGCCCATCTGCTGCAAGCCTGTCTGCTCTGGGATTTCCTCTTCGTGCTGCCAGCAGTCTAGCTGTGTGAGCTGTGTGTCCAGCCCCTGCTGCCAGGCGGTCTGTGAGCCCAGCCCCTGCCAATCAGGCTGCACCAGCTCCTGCACGCCCTCGTGCTGCCAGCAGTCTAGCTGCCAGCCAGCTTGCTGCACCTCCTCCCCCTGCCAGCAGTCCTGCTGCGTGCCTGTCTGCTGCAAGCCCGTCTGCTATGCGCCCACCTGCTCTGATGATTCCTGTTCATGCTGCCAGCA CTGCCAGCCAGCTTGCTGCACCTCCTCCCAAAGCCAACAGGGCTGCTGCGTGCCCGTCTGCTGTAAGCCTGTGTGCTGTGTGCCCGTCTGCTCTGGGGCTTCCACTTCATGCTGCCAGCAGTCTAGCTGCCAGCCAGCTTGCTGCACCACCTCTTGCTGCAGACCCTCCTCCTCTGTGTCCCTCCTCTGCCGCCCTGTGTGCAGGCCCGCCTGCTGCGTGCCCGTCTCCTCCTGCTGCgcccccacctcctcctgccaGGCCACCTGCTGCCGCCCGGCGTCCTGTGTGTCTCTCCTTTGCCGCCCCACAAGCTCCCGCCCAGCCTGCTGTGGCCCCACCTCAACCCAGAAGTCCAGCTGCTGA
- the LOC129022474 gene encoding keratin-associated protein 10-4 isoform X1 — translation MSICSSDLSYSSRVCLPGSCDTCSDSWQVDHCPESCCEPPCCAPSCCAPAPCLTLVCTPVSCVSSPCCQVTCEPNPCQSGCTSSCTPSCCQQSSCQPACCASSPCQQACCVPVYCKTVCCKPVCCVPICSGASSCCQQSSCQPACCTSSPCQRACCVPICCKPVCSGISSSCCQQSSCVSCVSSPCCQAVCEPSPCQSGCTSSCTPSCCQQSSCQPACCTSSPCQQSCCVPVCCKPVCYAPTCSDDSCSCCQQSSCQPACCTSSQSQQGCCVPVCCKPVCCVPVCSGASTSCCQQSSCQPACCTSSQSQQGCCVPVCCKPVCCVPVCSGASTSCCQQSSCQPACCTTSCCRPSSSVSLLCRPVCRPACCVPVSSCCAPTSSCQATCCRPASCVSLLCRPTSSRPACCGPTSTQKSSC, via the coding sequence ATGTCCATCTGCTCCAGCGACCTGAGCTACAGCAGCCGCGTCTGCCTTCCTGGTTCCTGTGACACTTGCTCTGACTCCTGGCAGGTGGACCACTGCCCAGAGAGCTGCTGTGAGCCCCCCTGCTGCGCCCCCAGCTGCTGCGCCCCAGCCCCCTGCCTGACCCTGGTCTGCACCCCAGTGAGCTGTGTGTCCAGCCCCTGCTGCCAGGTGACCTGTGAGCCCAACCCCTGCCAATCAGGCTGCACCAGCTCCTGCACGCCCTCATGCTGCCAGCAGTCTAGCTGCCAGCCGGCTTGCTGCGCCTCCTCCCCCTGCCAGCAGGCCTGCTGTGTGCCCGTCTACTGCAAGACTGTCTGCTGCAAGCCTGTGTGCTGTGTGCCCATCTGCAGTGGGGCTTCTTCATGCTGCCAGCAGTCTAGCTGCCAGCCAGCTTGCTGCACCTCCTCCCCCTGCCAGCGGGCCTGCTGTGTGCCCATCTGCTGCAAGCCTGTCTGCTCTGGGATTTCCTCTTCGTGCTGCCAGCAGTCTAGCTGTGTGAGCTGTGTGTCCAGCCCCTGCTGCCAGGCGGTCTGTGAGCCCAGCCCCTGCCAATCAGGCTGCACCAGCTCCTGCACGCCCTCGTGCTGCCAGCAGTCTAGCTGCCAGCCAGCTTGCTGCACCTCCTCCCCCTGCCAGCAGTCCTGCTGCGTGCCTGTCTGCTGCAAGCCCGTCTGCTATGCGCCCACCTGCTCTGATGATTCCTGTTCATGCTGCCAGCAGTCTAGCTGCCAGCCAGCTTGCTGCACCTCCTCCCAAAGCCAACAGGGCTGCTGCGTGCCCGTCTGCTGTAAGCCTGTGTGCTGTGTGCCCGTCTGCTCTGGGGCTTCCACTTCATGCTGCCAGCAGTCTAGCTGCCAGCCAGCTTGCTGCACCTCCTCCCAAAGCCAACAGGGCTGCTGCGTGCCCGTCTGCTGTAAGCCTGTGTGCTGTGTGCCCGTCTGCTCTGGGGCTTCCACTTCATGCTGCCAGCAGTCTAGCTGCCAGCCAGCTTGCTGCACCACCTCTTGCTGCAGACCCTCCTCCTCTGTGTCCCTCCTCTGCCGCCCTGTGTGCAGGCCCGCCTGCTGCGTGCCCGTCTCCTCCTGCTGCgcccccacctcctcctgccaGGCCACCTGCTGCCGCCCGGCGTCCTGTGTGTCTCTCCTTTGCCGCCCCACAAGCTCCCGCCCAGCCTGCTGTGGCCCCACCTCAACCCAGAAGTCCAGCTGCTGA
- the LOC129022474 gene encoding keratin-associated protein 10-7 isoform X4, with protein MSICSSDLSYSSRVCLPGSCDTCSDSWQVDHCPESCCEPPCCAPSCCAPAPCLTLVCTPVSCVSSPCCQVTCEPNPCQSGCTSSCTPSCCQQSSCQPACCASSPCQQACCVPVYCKTVCCKPVCCVPICSGASSCCQQSSCQPACCTSSPCQRACCVPICCKPVCSGISSSCCQQSSCVSCVSSPCCQAVCEPSPCQSGCTSSCTPSCCQQSSCQPACCTSSPCQQSCCVPVCCKPVCYAPTCSDDSCSCCQQSSCQPACCTSSQSQHVCCVPVCSGASTSCCQQSSCQPACCTTSCCRPSSSVSLLCRPVCRPACCVPVSSCCAPTSSCQATCCRPASCVSLLCRPTSSRPACCGPTSTQKSSC; from the exons ATGTCCATCTGCTCCAGCGACCTGAGCTACAGCAGCCGCGTCTGCCTTCCTGGTTCCTGTGACACTTGCTCTGACTCCTGGCAGGTGGACCACTGCCCAGAGAGCTGCTGTGAGCCCCCCTGCTGCGCCCCCAGCTGCTGCGCCCCAGCCCCCTGCCTGACCCTGGTCTGCACCCCAGTGAGCTGTGTGTCCAGCCCCTGCTGCCAGGTGACCTGTGAGCCCAACCCCTGCCAATCAGGCTGCACCAGCTCCTGCACGCCCTCATGCTGCCAGCAGTCTAGCTGCCAGCCGGCTTGCTGCGCCTCCTCCCCCTGCCAGCAGGCCTGCTGTGTGCCCGTCTACTGCAAGACTGTCTGCTGCAAGCCTGTGTGCTGTGTGCCCATCTGCAGTGGGGCTTCTTCATGCTGCCAGCAGTCTAGCTGCCAGCCAGCTTGCTGCACCTCCTCCCCCTGCCAGCGGGCCTGCTGTGTGCCCATCTGCTGCAAGCCTGTCTGCTCTGGGATTTCCTCTTCGTGCTGCCAGCAGTCTAGCTGTGTGAGCTGTGTGTCCAGCCCCTGCTGCCAGGCGGTCTGTGAGCCCAGCCCCTGCCAATCAGGCTGCACCAGCTCCTGCACGCCCTCGTGCTGCCAGCAGTCTAGCTGCCAGCCAGCTTGCTGCACCTCCTCCCCCTGCCAGCAGTCCTGCTGCGTGCCTGTCTGCTGCAAGCCCGTCTGCTATGCGCCCACCTGCTCTGATGATTCCTGTTCATGCTGCCAGCAGTCTAGCTGCCAGCCAGCTTGCTGCACCTCCTCCCAAAGCCAACA TGTGTGCTGTGTGCCCGTCTGCTCTGGGGCTTCCACTTCATGCTGCCAGCAGTCTAGCTGCCAGCCAGCTTGCTGCACCACCTCTTGCTGCAGACCCTCCTCCTCTGTGTCCCTCCTCTGCCGCCCTGTGTGCAGGCCCGCCTGCTGCGTGCCCGTCTCCTCCTGCTGCgcccccacctcctcctgccaGGCCACCTGCTGCCGCCCGGCGTCCTGTGTGTCTCTCCTTTGCCGCCCCACAAGCTCCCGCCCAGCCTGCTGTGGCCCCACCTCAACCCAGAAGTCCAGCTGCTGA